Proteins from one Mucilaginibacter jinjuensis genomic window:
- a CDS encoding glycosyltransferase, giving the protein MAKSMNIFYLEEPVTAAIEFPHYAYSSRGHQITIVTPQLPEGLNEADSLKVQKQLFTEFMANRVIADYGFWYYTPMALEFSRGYQPEITVFDCMDELSAFRFAPESLKALEKELMLKADIVFTGGHSLYEAKKKQHHNIHAFPSSIDKLHFAKARDLKHNKRKTTIKLGFYGVIDERFDIELIRGIVKLRPEWEIFLIGPVVKIDPVTLPISNNIHYQGAKTYAELPELIADWDLALIPFLLNESTRFISPTKTPEYLAAGLPVISTPIRDVINPYGKFGLVSIGHDAEDFVACAENELNRADNKEWLQKVDFFLAHNSWDETCDAMTTLMNNTIKSTEVVYNTIAKSNV; this is encoded by the coding sequence ATGGCTAAATCCATGAATATTTTTTATCTGGAGGAACCTGTTACAGCTGCTATTGAGTTTCCTCATTATGCTTATTCGTCACGTGGTCATCAGATAACCATAGTTACACCACAGCTACCCGAAGGACTTAACGAGGCTGATTCATTAAAGGTACAAAAGCAACTTTTTACTGAATTTATGGCCAACCGTGTTATAGCTGACTACGGCTTTTGGTATTACACACCTATGGCCCTTGAGTTTAGCAGGGGTTATCAGCCAGAAATAACTGTGTTTGATTGTATGGATGAATTGTCTGCGTTTAGATTTGCTCCTGAATCCCTCAAAGCTTTAGAAAAAGAGTTGATGCTAAAGGCAGATATCGTTTTTACCGGTGGGCATTCTTTATATGAAGCAAAGAAAAAACAGCATCATAACATCCATGCTTTCCCAAGCAGTATTGATAAATTACATTTTGCCAAGGCAAGGGATTTAAAACACAATAAACGTAAAACAACCATTAAACTTGGTTTTTATGGAGTTATTGACGAAAGGTTCGACATCGAACTTATTCGGGGAATAGTTAAGTTGCGCCCTGAATGGGAAATATTTTTAATAGGTCCTGTAGTCAAAATAGATCCTGTCACATTGCCCATAAGTAACAATATACATTATCAAGGTGCCAAAACTTACGCAGAACTGCCTGAGCTGATTGCGGACTGGGATTTGGCTTTGATACCATTCTTGCTAAACGAATCAACCCGGTTTATCAGTCCTACAAAAACGCCCGAATATTTAGCAGCCGGCCTGCCGGTTATCTCAACACCTATACGGGATGTAATTAATCCATACGGAAAATTCGGCTTGGTATCTATCGGTCATGATGCTGAAGATTTTGTTGCTTGCGCAGAAAACGAGTTAAATAGGGCCGATAATAAGGAATGGCTGCAAAAAGTAGACTTTTTCCTGGCCCATAATTCGTGGGATGAGACCTGTGATGCTATGACAACGCTGATGAACAACACCATTAAATCAACAGAAGTTGTTTATAATACTATAGCTAAATCTAATGTTTAG
- a CDS encoding AI-2E family transporter, whose amino-acid sequence MDIQRFKGLPFYLKLASVLFSLIAMVYIVIVAKEILSPVIFSCLFSILLLPFAAWLENKLHLPRSAASMLAVLCLLACIGGLLYVIGSQISNLASDWPQFQDQLHKTQDDIMNWIRSSFHVTKHKQLTFVANTTNKVVASGGSVVGATLLSLSSVLLFLVFTFIYTFFFLLYRKLIMKFFESVFQEENKKLVHDIIEKVQFIIRKYIIGLLIEMAIVATVVSVAFMLLGVKYAILLGLITGLFNIIPYLGIFTALVVSSAVTLATSPSQGTVIYVMITLVITHLIDSNVLLPMVVGSKVRINALVTVLGVIIGEMVWGIPGMFLSIPVIAVLKIIFDRVESLQSWGIILGDEDYKQNKLAKKLTIKKKPVLTGTGE is encoded by the coding sequence ATGGATATTCAACGATTTAAAGGGCTGCCTTTTTATTTAAAACTGGCATCCGTCCTCTTCAGCCTGATTGCAATGGTTTACATTGTAATTGTTGCTAAAGAAATCCTTTCACCGGTTATTTTTTCTTGTCTGTTCTCTATCTTATTATTACCATTTGCTGCATGGCTTGAAAATAAACTGCATTTGCCACGCAGTGCTGCTTCTATGTTGGCGGTACTTTGCCTATTGGCTTGTATAGGTGGTTTATTGTATGTGATAGGTTCACAGATATCAAATTTGGCGAGCGACTGGCCCCAGTTTCAGGATCAGTTACATAAAACTCAAGATGATATCATGAACTGGATCAGATCCAGCTTTCATGTAACTAAACATAAGCAGCTAACGTTTGTGGCCAACACAACCAATAAAGTTGTAGCCTCAGGTGGCTCGGTAGTAGGGGCAACGCTATTATCACTATCATCAGTTTTGTTATTCCTCGTCTTTACATTTATTTATACGTTTTTCTTTTTGCTTTACCGAAAACTGATTATGAAGTTTTTCGAATCTGTTTTTCAGGAAGAGAATAAAAAACTTGTGCACGATATTATAGAAAAAGTGCAGTTCATTATACGTAAATACATTATTGGTTTATTGATAGAAATGGCCATTGTGGCCACGGTGGTTAGTGTTGCCTTTATGTTATTGGGGGTTAAATACGCGATTCTTTTAGGCCTCATTACCGGACTATTTAACATCATTCCTTATTTAGGGATTTTTACAGCATTGGTGGTTAGCTCGGCGGTTACGCTGGCAACATCGCCATCGCAAGGAACTGTAATTTATGTAATGATTACACTGGTAATTACCCACCTGATTGATAGTAATGTATTGTTACCTATGGTTGTAGGCTCTAAGGTGAGGATCAATGCGCTGGTTACGGTACTCGGTGTTATTATAGGTGAAATGGTTTGGGGTATCCCGGGTATGTTTCTTTCTATCCCTGTAATTGCGGTTCTCAAAATTATATTCGACCGGGTAGAAAGTCTGCAATCATGGGGAATAATTCTCGGTGATGAAGATTACAAACAGAACAAACTTGCAAAAAAGCTCACGATTAAAAAGAAACCCGTTCTTACAGGTACCGGTGAATAG
- a CDS encoding glycosyltransferase family 4 protein → MRVALVHEWLTIIGGSENVFKEITSLFPEADIFTLVAQPETVTKLGLQNHKLTTSFIQSLPFAKTKYRSYLPLFPLAIESFDLSQYDLIISSSHAVAKGVLVTSNQVHVCYCHSPMRYAWDLYHQYLTESNLNKGIKGMIAKLVLHKMRTWDIISANRVDYFIANSNYIAKRIKKVYRRESKVIYPNVATENFTLVTGKDDYYFTCSRFVPYKKISLIVQAFAQMPDKKLIVIGDGPEFEKTLKMATPNTVLLGYRPFEDLKEYMSKAKAFVFAAEEDFGILPVEAQACGTPVIAYRKGGVLETVIEYKTGVYFNEQSIQSIVNAVNEFEKTESNFDYKLIAEHANQYSTGRFRQQFYDFIKNDVLTSFTT, encoded by the coding sequence TTGAGAGTAGCCTTAGTACATGAATGGCTAACCATTATCGGTGGGTCTGAAAATGTTTTTAAAGAAATTACGTCATTATTCCCAGAGGCTGATATTTTTACTTTGGTAGCACAGCCGGAAACAGTAACCAAGTTAGGTTTGCAAAATCATAAATTAACTACTTCATTTATCCAGTCGTTACCATTTGCCAAAACTAAATATCGTTCTTACCTGCCGCTTTTTCCATTAGCTATAGAGAGTTTTGATTTAAGTCAATACGATTTAATTATTTCCTCATCACATGCTGTGGCAAAGGGGGTTCTGGTTACTTCAAATCAGGTTCATGTTTGTTACTGCCATTCACCCATGCGGTATGCGTGGGATTTATACCATCAGTATTTAACTGAATCAAATTTAAACAAGGGTATAAAAGGTATGATAGCGAAGTTGGTGTTGCATAAAATGCGCACCTGGGACATTATCAGCGCAAACCGTGTCGATTACTTTATAGCTAACTCCAACTATATAGCCAAACGTATTAAAAAAGTTTACAGGAGAGAAAGCAAAGTCATATATCCTAATGTGGCTACAGAAAATTTTACACTTGTGACCGGTAAAGACGATTATTATTTCACATGCTCGCGGTTTGTACCTTACAAAAAAATAAGCCTGATTGTACAGGCTTTTGCCCAAATGCCTGATAAAAAATTAATAGTGATAGGCGATGGCCCCGAGTTTGAAAAAACTTTAAAAATGGCTACGCCAAACACAGTTTTACTGGGCTACAGACCTTTCGAAGATTTGAAAGAATATATGTCGAAAGCTAAAGCATTTGTATTTGCGGCAGAGGAAGATTTTGGCATTTTGCCGGTAGAAGCGCAAGCTTGCGGAACACCGGTAATAGCTTACCGAAAAGGTGGTGTACTGGAAACTGTAATTGAATACAAGACAGGTGTGTATTTTAATGAGCAGTCGATACAATCCATTGTAAATGCTGTGAATGAATTTGAAAAAACAGAAAGTAATTTTGATTATAAACTGATCGCTGAACATGCAAATCAATATTCAACAGGTCGTTTCAGGCAACAATTTTATGATTTCATTAAAAATGATGTTTTAACATCATTTACAACCTAA
- the tal gene encoding transaldolase, producing the protein MEPHETNRVKQIHTDFKQSIWLDFIDREIMRSGKLQQLIDEDGIRGVTSNPAIFEQAISSSADYDAGILELSKTNTDPEYIFFQLAITDIQQAADLFLPVYNEEVSGADGYVSLEVSPLLALNEAETIKQARELWQQVARQNVMIKIPGTLPCLPAIRTAISEGININVTLPFGLERYEAVANAYIEGLEDRLASGQDISKIASVASFFLSRIDLLVDPLLSDKGQNELKGEAAIAAAKAAYALYRRIFSGDRWQKLADAGAKPQRLLWASTGNKNPAYRDTRYIEELIGPNTVNTAPLATIEAFRDHGNAAARLEAGPEQAIYLLEALATAGINMTAIALQLEIEGIHKFEAPYQKLLAAITEKINTSQTNKQIPMEISQQAMETINDLIRINNDRVEGFNKASQDLEEQYNGVDAVFSKLASESQQYVVELSDIMQQYGGEVVEGSSTSGLLHRTWLDIKAAFTGHDAEAILNECERGEDAIKAAYLDALSPENELSPELVQVLQIQQMGVIEGHDLIKAMRDEMEAIEDDDTEEDETDETSEEAVSEYQGQNAYAPEPENVEQEEEWQEEKNAGSGYSKLTEFFINELKDLLWAERELVETLPDMADATTSIELRNAFTMHLKETEIHVQRLEQAFAILGLETDTRKCEAMSGILDEGDEIISATEEGTAQRDVGLIFAGQKAEHYEIASYGGMIALAKTLGYYDIAELFVLTLDEEKTADAKLTEIAETRSNYAASTEPAKD; encoded by the coding sequence ATGGAACCACACGAAACAAACCGGGTCAAACAGATCCATACCGATTTTAAGCAAAGCATCTGGCTGGATTTTATAGACCGCGAGATTATGCGTTCGGGCAAGCTTCAACAATTAATTGATGAAGATGGCATCAGGGGTGTTACCTCTAATCCTGCAATTTTTGAGCAGGCTATTAGTTCAAGTGCTGATTATGATGCAGGCATTCTTGAACTGTCTAAAACCAACACAGACCCCGAATATATTTTTTTCCAATTGGCCATCACGGATATTCAACAAGCGGCTGATTTGTTCCTGCCTGTGTATAATGAAGAAGTTAGTGGTGCTGATGGTTATGTGAGCCTGGAGGTATCGCCCCTATTGGCACTCAATGAGGCCGAAACAATTAAACAAGCGCGTGAGCTATGGCAACAAGTAGCACGCCAAAATGTAATGATTAAAATACCCGGCACTTTACCCTGCTTGCCTGCAATACGCACAGCAATTAGTGAAGGTATTAATATCAATGTAACCTTACCATTTGGGCTCGAACGATATGAAGCCGTGGCTAATGCCTATATAGAAGGGCTGGAAGATCGCCTGGCGTCTGGACAAGATATTAGCAAGATTGCCTCGGTTGCCAGTTTTTTCCTGAGCAGGATAGATCTATTGGTTGACCCTCTGCTGAGCGATAAAGGACAGAACGAATTAAAAGGCGAAGCTGCAATTGCCGCAGCTAAAGCGGCTTATGCTTTGTATCGCCGCATTTTCAGTGGTGATCGCTGGCAAAAACTGGCTGATGCAGGCGCCAAACCCCAACGTTTACTTTGGGCCAGTACAGGCAATAAAAATCCCGCTTATCGCGACACGCGCTACATAGAAGAACTAATAGGCCCTAACACAGTAAACACTGCACCTCTGGCTACCATTGAAGCTTTCCGCGACCATGGTAATGCAGCAGCCCGCCTGGAGGCTGGCCCAGAACAAGCCATTTATTTATTGGAAGCCTTGGCCACCGCCGGGATAAATATGACCGCAATTGCTTTGCAGTTGGAGATAGAAGGCATTCATAAGTTCGAAGCGCCTTATCAAAAGTTATTAGCAGCTATAACAGAAAAAATAAATACATCCCAGACAAATAAACAAATACCTATGGAAATTTCTCAACAAGCAATGGAAACGATCAATGATTTGATCCGCATTAACAACGACAGGGTTGAAGGCTTTAATAAAGCTTCGCAGGACCTGGAAGAACAATACAACGGCGTAGATGCTGTATTTAGTAAACTTGCCAGTGAAAGCCAGCAATACGTAGTGGAGCTAAGCGATATTATGCAGCAGTATGGTGGCGAGGTAGTTGAAGGCAGCAGTACTTCCGGGCTCTTGCACAGAACCTGGCTGGATATTAAAGCCGCGTTTACCGGCCATGATGCGGAAGCCATTCTTAACGAATGCGAACGCGGCGAAGACGCGATCAAGGCAGCTTATCTTGATGCTTTAAGCCCGGAAAATGAATTGAGCCCGGAATTGGTTCAGGTATTGCAAATTCAGCAAATGGGTGTTATAGAAGGCCATGACCTGATTAAAGCGATGCGCGATGAAATGGAGGCTATTGAAGATGATGATACCGAAGAGGATGAAACTGATGAAACAAGTGAAGAAGCCGTAAGCGAATACCAGGGCCAGAACGCTTATGCACCAGAACCGGAAAACGTAGAACAAGAGGAAGAATGGCAGGAGGAAAAGAACGCAGGCAGCGGTTATTCTAAACTTACCGAATTTTTTATCAATGAATTAAAAGACCTGCTTTGGGCCGAACGTGAATTGGTTGAAACACTTCCGGACATGGCCGACGCAACAACTTCTATCGAGTTGAGAAATGCTTTTACAATGCACTTAAAAGAAACAGAGATACATGTGCAACGTTTAGAACAAGCATTTGCCATATTAGGCCTTGAGACTGATACCCGCAAATGTGAAGCAATGTCGGGTATCTTGGATGAGGGTGATGAGATAATCAGCGCAACCGAAGAGGGAACAGCACAACGCGATGTAGGCCTGATCTTCGCCGGCCAAAAAGCTGAACATTACGAGATTGCATCTTATGGCGGCATGATTGCCCTGGCCAAAACACTGGGTTATTATGATATTGCGGAATTGTTTGTACTAACACTAGATGAGGAAAAAACAGCTGATGCTAAACTAACAGAAATTGCAGAAACACGCTCCAATTATGCTGCCAGCACAGAACCGGCAAAAGATTAA
- a CDS encoding sugar transferase, with translation MSIRYSKYLPGLVFILDVVLLNLAFHLGQFLTTKSFHFNYNSSIFIVIANLIWIALSTLSKNYVIKRPLILQDNINKYMLTLIYHLFIVFAVVYALKINQVSPVFIFESYGLFFISVFILRSVLFAVLDYIRKYGFNNRKVIVIGDDSIAKRLISSFADHPEYGYSLVDLIPEEEITALPEMEIFRHLLSKEPNEIFVCYKQIDSEWLKKLILFADTNFIKIKLVSDLFLNNNYVHLVNYHDVPVLHITSKAEVGLKIQLLKRSFDICFSSLVMVGGLPVFFLLYIVTKTTSNGPAFYKQERIGRNGKPFNIYKFRSMYIDSEKLGPQLAFDNDPRITKWGRIIRKTRLDELPQFWNVLKGDMSVVGPRPERQHFIEKIAERTPNYKTLLYLKPGLTSMGQVHYGYAENVDQMVDRVPYDMQYLKNVSLNSDISIIAKTVKVMVQGKGK, from the coding sequence ATGTCAATACGTTACTCAAAATATCTTCCGGGATTAGTATTTATATTAGATGTTGTTTTGTTGAATTTGGCGTTTCATTTAGGCCAGTTTTTAACTACAAAATCTTTTCACTTTAATTACAATTCATCAATTTTTATAGTAATAGCCAATTTAATATGGATTGCTTTATCTACGCTATCTAAAAATTATGTGATTAAACGGCCTTTAATTCTGCAGGACAACATCAACAAATATATGCTGACACTGATTTATCATTTGTTCATCGTATTTGCTGTTGTTTACGCGTTAAAAATCAATCAGGTTTCGCCGGTTTTTATATTTGAGAGTTATGGGCTTTTTTTTATTTCTGTATTTATTTTAAGATCTGTTTTATTTGCCGTCTTAGATTATATCAGGAAATATGGTTTCAATAACAGAAAAGTAATTGTTATCGGGGATGACAGTATCGCGAAACGTTTGATAAGTTCATTTGCTGATCACCCTGAATATGGGTACAGCCTCGTTGATTTGATACCTGAAGAAGAAATAACCGCGCTACCTGAGATGGAAATCTTTCGCCACCTGTTGTCAAAAGAACCCAATGAAATTTTTGTTTGCTATAAACAAATTGACAGCGAATGGCTGAAAAAACTGATTCTTTTCGCAGATACTAATTTTATTAAAATCAAATTAGTATCTGATCTATTCCTGAATAACAATTACGTTCATTTAGTTAACTATCACGATGTGCCTGTACTGCACATCACCTCGAAGGCCGAGGTTGGTTTAAAAATTCAACTATTGAAGCGCTCTTTTGATATTTGTTTTTCGTCTTTGGTTATGGTTGGTGGGCTACCGGTGTTTTTCCTATTATATATTGTAACTAAAACTACCTCTAATGGCCCGGCCTTTTATAAGCAGGAAAGAATCGGCAGAAATGGAAAGCCATTTAATATTTACAAATTTCGGAGCATGTATATAGATTCTGAAAAGCTGGGTCCGCAATTAGCTTTTGATAATGATCCAAGAATTACTAAATGGGGGAGGATAATAAGAAAAACACGGCTCGACGAATTACCTCAGTTTTGGAACGTTTTAAAGGGCGATATGTCCGTTGTAGGCCCAAGGCCAGAACGTCAGCATTTTATAGAAAAAATTGCTGAAAGGACACCTAACTATAAAACTCTACTATACTTGAAACCAGGATTAACTTCTATGGGACAGGTACATTATGGATATGCAGAAAACGTTGATCAAATGGTTGACCGCGTACCCTATGATATGCAATATCTCAAAAATGTAAGCTTGAACTCGGATATCTCGATTATTGCGAAAACTGTAAAAGTTATGGTACAAGGGAAGGGCAAATAA
- a CDS encoding glycosyltransferase family 4 protein — translation MVSITIDARMIDASGIGVYLENILEQIVSAYKVILLGDPDKLAAYQHTAQIIPFFAPIYSIKEQIAFKNIIPECDIFWSPHYNVPLFSIKAKKRVATIHDVYHLAFSQELGLLKRLYARMVMNVAVKLSSRIITVSEFSKKELLKYTKSEDNKITVIYNGVDHHVKINSFEDLKEKYKIPDKYILYVGNVKPHKNLRKLLEAYLLLDPSLYQKYKVVIVGQKHGFITGDLALIKWIDNTPRLADNVIFTGFADHEDMDTLYYYASVFVFPSIYEGFGLPPLEAMANGCPVIVSNESCLPEICGDAALYFNPFDEREISNKISTVLKSRTLPTQLIERGIQHASKFSWEKSGRIHIGLFNSL, via the coding sequence ATGGTAAGTATAACAATTGATGCCCGAATGATCGATGCATCGGGAATAGGTGTATATCTTGAAAATATACTGGAACAAATCGTATCAGCTTATAAAGTAATACTTTTAGGAGATCCGGATAAATTAGCCGCTTATCAACATACAGCACAAATTATACCTTTTTTCGCACCCATCTATTCCATCAAAGAACAGATAGCATTTAAGAATATTATTCCTGAGTGTGATATTTTTTGGTCGCCGCATTATAATGTCCCTTTGTTTTCTATTAAGGCTAAAAAACGGGTGGCTACAATTCATGATGTTTATCATTTGGCTTTTAGCCAGGAACTTGGCTTGCTAAAGCGCCTATATGCCAGAATGGTAATGAATGTAGCAGTGAAATTAAGTAGTAGGATTATTACAGTTTCCGAATTTTCGAAAAAAGAACTGTTAAAGTATACGAAATCAGAAGACAATAAAATTACTGTTATTTATAACGGTGTTGATCATCATGTAAAAATCAACAGTTTTGAAGATTTAAAAGAAAAATATAAAATTCCCGACAAATACATTTTGTACGTAGGAAATGTTAAACCACATAAGAATTTAAGAAAACTTTTAGAAGCCTATTTATTACTCGATCCCTCTTTATATCAAAAATACAAAGTTGTTATTGTGGGTCAGAAACACGGATTTATTACAGGCGACTTAGCATTAATCAAATGGATCGATAATACCCCACGGTTAGCTGATAATGTAATATTTACCGGATTTGCAGACCATGAAGACATGGATACATTATACTATTATGCTTCTGTATTTGTATTTCCATCAATATATGAGGGCTTTGGATTGCCTCCCTTAGAAGCAATGGCGAATGGATGCCCGGTGATAGTTTCCAATGAAAGCTGTTTGCCGGAAATCTGTGGTGATGCAGCTTTATATTTTAATCCTTTTGATGAACGGGAAATCAGCAATAAGATTTCAACTGTACTAAAAAGTCGGACATTGCCCACTCAGCTCATTGAGCGAGGCATTCAGCACGCTTCGAAATTTAGCTGGGAGAAATCGGGTAGAATACACATCGGGTTGTTCAATAGCTTATGA
- a CDS encoding SET domain-containing protein-lysine N-methyltransferase codes for MNELFDLALADNGRGVLFTKASPIHGYGLFTNDDLPANTILCRRLGLRSVLSFRDKRAIIGIDGLDPAIPEDVIFKKINHSCHPNAFLNDTGCLINIEKLKNEEEITIDYCNLLYDTPWQAACLCGQPNCRGIIKSND; via the coding sequence ATGAATGAGTTGTTTGACTTGGCACTCGCGGACAATGGCAGGGGAGTTTTGTTTACAAAAGCTTCGCCCATACACGGTTATGGCCTTTTTACAAACGACGATCTGCCGGCGAATACCATCCTTTGCAGAAGGCTGGGCCTGCGGTCAGTATTATCATTCAGGGACAAACGCGCTATTATCGGCATTGACGGTTTAGACCCTGCGATACCAGAGGATGTGATATTTAAAAAAATAAATCATTCCTGCCATCCAAACGCATTTTTAAATGATACCGGTTGCCTGATTAACATCGAAAAGCTTAAAAACGAAGAAGAAATTACAATAGATTATTGCAACCTATTATATGATACACCGTGGCAAGCAGCTTGCTTATGCGGCCAGCCGAATTGCAGGGGCATTATTAAATCAAATGACTAA
- a CDS encoding family 1 glycosylhydrolase has translation MRLQPEQQVEIWGGMECTINRVNDEYFDQLSYSGHRTREGDIDLFAGLGLKKMRYPVLWEKHQPVKSEPIDWQETESRLLSMRFNDIDIIAGLVHHGSGPAFVNMCDDSFAEGLAQYAGEVAQKFPWINYYTPVNEPLTTARFCGLYGLWYPHQKNDVSFCRILVNECKATILAMAAIRMYNPNAKLVQTDDMGKIHSTPALAYQAVFENERRWLSYDLLCGKVNPEHILWDYLIEQGITTAELEFFTHNACPPDIIGINYYLTSERYIDEGKDDYPLHTHGGNGKQTYADVEVVRVGKVRPDGLKKILKETWMRYQIPIAVTEVHLHCTRDEQMRWLKQTWDTANILRNENVPILAITPWALLGSFGWDRLLTQRSGTYESGVFDLSGGYPRPTILANMIRAYSKGERFDHPAIYSPGWWETACRVVYGVDSFFVQPTPPGKLLIISGTHSSLLSKICGIRGLNYIDTTGSETEPIVDAAIWASIQVNEYMEINSVRQADLIISLNGDDLYRSLNAGLDLFIDGESGNWRTTGNGALHKEIPALLPVHHFLVG, from the coding sequence ATGAGGTTACAGCCTGAACAGCAAGTTGAGATTTGGGGAGGGATGGAATGTACCATCAATCGGGTCAACGATGAGTATTTTGATCAGCTTAGTTACTCCGGTCATCGAACCAGAGAGGGTGACATCGATCTGTTTGCAGGACTTGGATTGAAAAAAATGCGTTATCCGGTGCTTTGGGAGAAGCATCAACCAGTTAAAAGTGAACCAATTGATTGGCAAGAAACTGAATCAAGGCTTCTATCGATGCGTTTCAACGACATTGATATAATTGCAGGCCTGGTTCATCATGGAAGCGGCCCCGCGTTTGTAAATATGTGCGACGACAGTTTTGCTGAAGGCCTTGCTCAATATGCCGGAGAAGTAGCTCAGAAATTTCCCTGGATAAATTATTATACCCCTGTAAATGAACCCTTAACTACCGCGCGTTTTTGCGGGTTATATGGGCTGTGGTATCCACATCAAAAGAACGACGTAAGTTTTTGCCGTATCCTGGTGAATGAGTGTAAAGCAACGATATTGGCAATGGCGGCAATAAGGATGTATAATCCTAATGCCAAACTGGTGCAAACGGATGACATGGGTAAGATACATAGTACCCCAGCTTTGGCCTATCAGGCCGTATTTGAAAATGAACGCCGCTGGTTAAGCTACGATTTGCTTTGCGGAAAGGTTAATCCCGAACATATTTTATGGGATTACCTGATTGAACAAGGTATCACAACGGCCGAACTTGAGTTTTTTACGCATAATGCATGCCCGCCTGATATTATCGGTATTAATTATTATTTAACGAGTGAGCGTTACATTGATGAAGGTAAGGATGATTATCCGTTGCATACACATGGAGGTAACGGCAAGCAAACGTATGCCGATGTAGAAGTGGTACGTGTAGGCAAAGTGCGCCCTGATGGGCTTAAAAAAATATTAAAAGAAACCTGGATGCGCTACCAGATTCCAATTGCGGTAACCGAAGTGCATTTACATTGTACGCGTGATGAGCAAATGCGGTGGCTGAAGCAAACATGGGATACAGCCAATATATTACGAAATGAAAATGTTCCTATCCTGGCTATAACGCCCTGGGCGCTATTGGGCTCATTCGGTTGGGACAGGTTGCTTACCCAACGATCTGGAACTTATGAATCTGGTGTTTTTGATCTCAGCGGTGGTTATCCCCGTCCCACTATCCTTGCAAATATGATTCGTGCTTACAGCAAGGGGGAAAGATTTGATCATCCAGCAATTTACAGTCCGGGTTGGTGGGAGACCGCTTGCCGGGTAGTTTACGGCGTGGATAGCTTTTTTGTACAACCAACTCCACCAGGCAAACTGTTAATTATTAGTGGGACACACTCTTCGCTTTTATCCAAAATATGTGGTATCCGCGGTCTTAATTATATAGACACGACAGGATCTGAGACTGAACCCATAGTTGATGCAGCAATCTGGGCCTCAATTCAGGTTAATGAATACATGGAAATTAACAGTGTTAGACAAGCTGATCTAATCATCTCATTAAACGGGGATGATCTATATCGCTCATTGAATGCAGGACTCGATCTTTTTATCGATGGAGAATCCGGAAACTGGAGGACAACTGGAAATGGCGCATTGCACAAAGAAATACCGGCTCTATTACCTGTTCATCATTTTTTAGTTGGCTGA